AAGACTAAGAGGTGCTTTGTTCCTCTCATCGGATGCTTACGAACGTTCCGAAGCGTTCCACCACATTCAGGAAGAACTGGACTATATGGTGAAGCTTCGGCCGGTTTACATATTATTTCATTATTCTAAACCGGTTATTTTAGGCCCTCGGGCAGATTGGAGCAATTGGCGGTTTGCAGACCGGAAGGAATATATCTATGAGGGGGACCTCTCTTTAAACGAACTGATACAGCATAGCAGGTATCTCTTTTGAATGGCTTAGCGCAAAGAGCAGGGAGTACCAGTTTCAGCCCAAACTGGAATTTAACGGACTGAACAGTTACTTCTACCTGCATGACTTTCTGGAACAGCTCTTGCTTGCCTTTCCAGATGTTAAGTTATGTCTGCACACCAGCCGATTGTATCAGCAGGATAAGCTTGATCCCAATTTCGATGCGCGTGCCCTTCTGAGAAAATACACCAAATATGCTGCATTGATCTATCTGTCGAATGTTCAGATCAATGAAAGCATCCAGCACAGCCATTATCCGGTCCTGCCCGAATTAAGCACCGACGAGGGCTGAACCCCCATCGAAGACTATCTCAACATCATCCGTGACGAGAACAGCGAAGTGAAAATCATGTTCGAGCACCGCTCAGATCTCATCTCCACAGAAGATCTGGAACGTTGTTATACTTGGGTAGAGAATATACTAACCACCCCTGCAGCTCCTCCAGCTTGTCCATCGCGCTGATAACACACCCCCTCCCGGATATTTGTCTCAAGACAAGCGCATGATACAATGGGACCGTAATGTGCTTGCCTTAACTCAACATAAGAGGAGTGACAGATGTGGCAATCAATGTGTACCTGAATTTCAATGGCAATACCCGGGAGGCTGTAGAATATTACGCTGAAGTGTTCGGGACCGAACCCCCGCATATCATGACCTTCGGCGAGGCTCCGCCTGATCCGTCCCATCCTGTACCGGAGGAAGCCAAGCACCTCGTCATGCACGCCAATCTGATGATTGCCGGAAGCCCGGTGATGTTCTCTGATGTGTTCCCGGGAATGCCTTTTACGGAAGGGAATAATGTCAGCCTGACGGTGACAGATGCCGATGAAGAGAAAATTCGTCACTGGTTCAGCAAATTGAAAGAGGGCGGAACGGTGCACATGGAGCTGCAGGAGACCTTCTGGAGCAAGGCCTACGGGAATCTGAAGGACAAATTCGGCATTCACTGGCAGCTTAGCCACGATAACGGAACGAACGGCTAGACTTGCTGTTTGCCCCTTTGACACACGCTCAGGATATGTCTGCTTCTCCCCCGGGAGAGCGGCATATCCTTTTTCATGTGGGCCTGCTGGCGGACGATTTCAAAGTTGTAACCTGATTTTTGATGCGCTTACATCCTGTTCTATGTTTTAATTGTAATAAGTTATGAACCCCATCCTTCTGTAAAGGAGACTGACCTATGGAAATATCCTCTTTCTTGCTGCCCAAGGATCAGGTGGCGTACATCACCTCCTCGATCTCCATGCGGGAAGCGCTCGAACAGCTGGAGAATCATTATTACTCGGCGATTCCGATTATTGATGAGGCAGGCAAATATGTTGGGACCTTGTCGGAGGGCGACCTGCTGTGGAAACTGAAGAACACCGAAGGCCTGAGCTTCGAGAATATGGCCGGGGTGAGCATTAGCACCATTCAGCGTCATGTGCATAACGAGAGCGTGGAGATCCACGCCCAGATGGAGGATATGCTGACCCTGGCTGCCGACCAGAACTTCGTTCCGGTGGTGGATGACAGCGGAGTCTTCCTCGGCATTATCCGGCGCAAGGATATCATCGAGTACTACACCCGGAATATTACCGATTGATTCTATGATGAAGACGCAGCAAAGGCAGGGCCGTCCGCGGGACAGTCCTGCCTTTGCTGCGCTTCTAAGCCTATAGCTCCGTCAAAATAATCGTACCCTGCGGCGTCACCGCCAGCGTATGCTCATACTGTGCCGACAAGCCGCCGTCTATCGTCCGGGCGGTCCAGCCGTCCGCATCCACCTTCGTCCGGTAGCTGCCGGTGTTGAGCATCGGCTCAATCGTGAAGACCATGCCCTCCTTGATCCGCGGACCTTTGCCCGCCGGGCCGTAGTGCGGCACTTCCGGCGCTTCATGCATCTCGGAGCCGATGCCGTGCCCGATGAAGTCACGGACGACAGAATAGCCGTTCGATTCAGCATACACCTGGATGGCATGGGCTACGTCCCCAATGCGGTTGCCGGCTACGGCCTGCTCAATGCCTTTGAAGAGGGATTCTTTGGTCGTTGCCAGCAGCTTCTCCGCCTGTTCACTAATCGTACCCACCGCGTAGGACCAGGCCGAATCCGCCAGCCACCCGTTCAGGTTGACCACCATATCAATCGTGACAATATCGCCGTCCTTCAGCTCCTCATGCTTCGGGAAGCCGTGGCAGATGACATCATTCACAGAAGCGCAGGTGGCATACGGATAACCGTGATAGCCCTTCTGCTCCGGGGTTGCGCCATTCGAGAGGATGAATTTCTCGGCGAACTGGTCAATCTCCCAGGTGGTAATGCCCGGCTTAATCAACTTGGCAATCTCCCGGTGGCATTCCGCCAGGATTTTGCCGGCTGCACGCATCTTCTCAATTTCTTCCATCGTCTTCATAATGATCATTCAATTCGCCTCTTCTGTACAGAATCCATTACTCACTGTATATAATGGCTCTTGTCTATAATGGGGTAGTGCTACTCTATATTATGAAAGAAAACTGTAGAAAATCCAAATCTGCATAAC
This region of Paenibacillus sp. FSL K6-1096 genomic DNA includes:
- a CDS encoding CBS domain-containing protein, with amino-acid sequence MEISSFLLPKDQVAYITSSISMREALEQLENHYYSAIPIIDEAGKYVGTLSEGDLLWKLKNTEGLSFENMAGVSISTIQRHVHNESVEIHAQMEDMLTLAADQNFVPVVDDSGVFLGIIRRKDIIEYYTRNITD
- the map gene encoding type I methionyl aminopeptidase, which produces MIIMKTMEEIEKMRAAGKILAECHREIAKLIKPGITTWEIDQFAEKFILSNGATPEQKGYHGYPYATCASVNDVICHGFPKHEELKDGDIVTIDMVVNLNGWLADSAWSYAVGTISEQAEKLLATTKESLFKGIEQAVAGNRIGDVAHAIQVYAESNGYSVVRDFIGHGIGSEMHEAPEVPHYGPAGKGPRIKEGMVFTIEPMLNTGSYRTKVDADGWTARTIDGGLSAQYEHTLAVTPQGTIILTEL
- a CDS encoding VOC family protein, with protein sequence MAINVYLNFNGNTREAVEYYAEVFGTEPPHIMTFGEAPPDPSHPVPEEAKHLVMHANLMIAGSPVMFSDVFPGMPFTEGNNVSLTVTDADEEKIRHWFSKLKEGGTVHMELQETFWSKAYGNLKDKFGIHWQLSHDNGTNG